The proteins below are encoded in one region of Tomitella fengzijianii:
- a CDS encoding AraC family transcriptional regulator, which yields MAVRMVPVGFVRRALHASARRGTDLGPALAPAGITVHELDNPDTRLTVDQVALFMLGASEITDDELMGLGLGPVPRGTFALLSHAIIHCPDLDSTLHRLAGFLPALPSSAPVRIDFHDAGVRFWFDTSVLPAARADAREDAAVVADFGLLLVHRFAAWLTGRRLEPLRVELPYSAPEPVDVVAYHHMFGIPVTFGGRDPALEFAAADLASPVVQDEDSLREFLRASPGTLLARRDYDSGLTARARRIVELGIRGTQPTASDVAAALAVSEPQLRRMLRAEGTSLGRLRESVLQEYAMAGLESGESVDVISARLGFSEPSAFRRAFKRWTGKTPGEYR from the coding sequence CCGCCGTGGCACCGACCTGGGCCCCGCCCTGGCGCCCGCGGGAATCACCGTGCACGAGCTCGACAATCCCGACACCCGGCTCACCGTCGACCAGGTCGCGCTTTTCATGCTCGGCGCCTCCGAGATCACCGACGACGAGCTCATGGGGCTGGGACTGGGGCCGGTGCCGCGCGGCACGTTCGCGCTGCTGTCCCATGCGATCATCCACTGCCCCGACCTCGATTCCACGCTGCACCGGCTCGCGGGGTTCCTCCCCGCGCTGCCCTCCTCGGCGCCGGTGCGCATCGACTTCCACGACGCGGGAGTGCGCTTCTGGTTCGACACCTCGGTGCTTCCGGCGGCGCGCGCGGACGCGCGGGAGGACGCCGCCGTCGTCGCCGACTTCGGGCTGCTGCTGGTGCACCGGTTCGCCGCGTGGCTCACCGGCCGGCGCCTGGAGCCGCTGAGAGTCGAGCTCCCCTACTCCGCCCCCGAGCCGGTCGACGTGGTGGCCTACCACCACATGTTCGGCATTCCCGTCACCTTCGGCGGCCGCGATCCCGCGCTCGAGTTCGCCGCCGCGGATCTGGCGAGTCCCGTCGTCCAGGACGAGGACTCGCTGCGCGAGTTCCTGCGCGCGTCGCCGGGCACCCTGCTGGCGCGGCGCGACTACGACAGCGGCCTGACCGCCCGCGCCCGGCGGATCGTCGAGCTCGGCATCCGCGGCACTCAGCCCACGGCCTCGGACGTGGCCGCGGCGCTGGCGGTGAGCGAACCCCAACTCCGCCGGATGCTGCGCGCGGAGGGCACTTCCCTGGGCAGGCTTCGCGAATCGGTGCTCCAGGAGTACGCGATGGCCGGGCTGGAATCAGGCGAGTCCGTCGACGTCATCTCCGCGCGCCTGGGGTTCTCCGAGCCCAGCGCATTCCGCCGCGCGTTCAAGCGGTGGACGGGGAAGACGCCCGGCGAATACCGGTAG
- a CDS encoding GyrI-like domain-containing protein, whose product MTASHPYFPADAYDGVVIFDGPDVPLAVVEVRDYPMARMPELMDAVFSELFPALASAGTAPAGPALAMHTRVPTDTVDMAVGVPVTAPLTESLDLGDGHTVVASSIPAGRVAATSHLGSYDGLGDAWGRFMGDVASAGHTPTTRFFEVYVTEPTPDADPATMRTDLAVFLA is encoded by the coding sequence ATGACCGCATCGCATCCGTACTTCCCCGCCGACGCCTACGACGGCGTCGTGATCTTCGACGGCCCCGACGTGCCGCTGGCCGTCGTGGAGGTCCGCGACTATCCGATGGCCCGCATGCCCGAGCTGATGGACGCGGTCTTCTCGGAACTGTTCCCCGCACTCGCCTCCGCGGGCACGGCACCGGCCGGCCCGGCGCTGGCGATGCACACGCGCGTGCCCACCGACACCGTCGACATGGCGGTCGGCGTCCCCGTCACCGCGCCGCTCACGGAGTCGCTGGACCTGGGCGACGGGCACACCGTGGTCGCGTCGTCGATCCCCGCCGGCCGCGTGGCGGCCACCAGCCACCTGGGCTCGTACGACGGCCTGGGCGACGCGTGGGGACGGTTCATGGGCGATGTCGCGTCGGCCGGCCACACGCCCACCACGCGGTTCTTCGAGGTGTACGTGACCGAGCCGACGCCCGATGCGGACCCCGCCACCATGCGCACGGACCTGGCGGTGTTCCTCGCCTGA